From one Anabas testudineus chromosome 18, fAnaTes1.2, whole genome shotgun sequence genomic stretch:
- the LOC117153005 gene encoding uncharacterized protein LOC117153005 translates to MESFIQLVTPSNRSEWAGWYSPQRLVDEWIKYNTYKKLKKETPPATTKKNVIDCLKHLGLKNAIDRATYYRLYPGEATPCIYGLPKIHKEGAPLRPIVSSINSVTYNIAKFLATVLAPLFGNTDHHIHNSEDFTAKVRDLELDTDETMVSFDITSLFTSIPTTDALTSVKRRLEEESSLSTRTNLSPDQICLLLDLCLNTTYFTYRGDKKRHGCAMGSPVSPIVANLYIEEVEKKALNSFPGTTPTHWFRYADDTWVKIKIQEVQSFTDHINSVDTNISFTREDTKDNRLAFLDCAVIIGTGGRLEIEVYRKPHTGQYLLFDSHHPLQHKIGVIRTLNHRAQNIPTSIEAQTKEDRHLKTALRTCGYPKWAFNKAAPCSRKRTREQSSESQVQRNNLVIPYMAGVSEKLKRIFRKHNIPVYFTPTNTLRQRLVHHKDRSPKHNMSNIMYVVQCSEESSELYIDETKQLLHRRTVRHQKASAAGQ, encoded by the exons atggaaTCCTTCATCCAGCTCGTGACACCCTCAAAT AGAAGTGAGTGGGCCGGGTGGTACAGTCCACAGCGTCTGGTGGATGAGTGGATTAAGTATAATACAtacaaaaaacttaaaaaagagACCCCACCAGCAACTACTAAAAAAAACGTAATAGACTGCCTGAAACATCTGGGACTGAAAAATGCCATTGATAGGGCAACCTATTACAGGTTGTATCCTGGGGAAGCCACGCCTTGCATCTATGGCCTTCCCAAGATACACAAGGAAGGAGCCCCCCTCAGACCTATAGTCAGCAGTATTAACTCGGTAACATACAACATTGCCAAATTCCTGGCCACAGTATTAGCTCCACTATTTGG TAACACGGACCACCACATCCACAACTCAGAGGACTTTACGGCAAAGGTCAGGGACCTGGAACTGGATACTGATGAAACCATGGTATCCTTTGACATCACGTCTCTCTTCACCAGCATCCCCACTACGGACGCATTAACATCTGTGAagagaagactggaagaagaaaGCTCCCTCAGCACCAGAACCAACCTCAGTCCCGACCAgatctgtttgctcctggacCTGTGTCTCAACACCACGTACTTCACGTACAGAGGGGACAAAAAGAGACACGGCTGTGCCATGGGTTCCCCAGTGTCACCCATTGTAGCAAACCTATACAtagaagaggtggagaagaaagctctcaactCCTTCCCAGGGACGACACcgacccactggttcagatatgcggatgacacctgggtgaagatcaagatccaggaggtacagtctttcacagaccacataaactcagtggacaccaacatcagtttcactagaGAGGACACCAAAGATAACCGTTTGGCCTTCCTGGACTGTGCGGTCATCATTGGGACAGGCggaagactggaaatagaggtttacagaaAACCTCACACGGGCCAGTACCTGTTGTTCGACTCACATCATccattacaacacaaaataggagtcatcaggacgTTGAACCACAGAGctcaaaacatccccacctccataGAAGCCCAAACGaaagaagacaggcatctgaagacagctctcAGGACCTGTGGATACCCCAAGTGGGCTTTCAACAAGGCAGCACcctgttccaggaaaagaacaagggaacagtcg tcaGAGTCCCAGGTCCAACGCAATaacctggtcataccttacatggctggggtttcagagaagctaaaaaggattttcagaaaacacaacatacctgTCTACTTCACACCCACCAACACACTTAGACAGAGACTCGTCCACCACAAAGACCGGTctccaaaacacaacatgagcaATATAATGTatgtggtccagtgcagtgaagaaagctctgaactgtacattgatgaaaccaaacagctgctacacaggagga ctgtgaggcaTCAGAAGGCTTCAGCAGCTggacagtga
- the LOC113168500 gene encoding CD276 antigen homolog, whose translation MIRLLTYPLLTTFVLSFDPNTAQNQGDSTLICSTEKITVSVGVDVVLPCRLQPATDAESMRLEWTRPDLQPQDVHIHQDGRLLFENQNPSYSFRTRLFVDQLINGNVSLKLSRVTLSDTGKYRCYLPSIHQEAVVELSVVKSNVTGSHEPVQAVVGQDVILPCHLEPPFDVTTLRVDWIFNGELRVHVHRHLKDDPDSQHKKFKNRTSLFLDELHQGNISLKLTNVSETDEGNYTCYVPKLERQVNRGSVTLIVDQVEKKEVEQPDPTPSPDPPHLGPGLVAGIVISSLICLVCLAAGFIWWKRERMCPAQNPDEGQDNRPEDVPLQQQGQQ comes from the exons ATGATCAGACTTCTTACTTATCCACTTTTAACTACTTTTGTTCTGTCGTTTGATCCAAACACGGCGCAAAACCAAG GAGACAGTACTCTGATTTGTTCAACTGAGAAAATCACAGTCTCAGTTGGTGTTGATGTCGTTCTACCGTGTCGTCTTCAACCTGCTACTGATGCAGAATCCATGAGATTAGAGTGGACCAGACCTGATCTGCAGCCACAGGACGTCCATATTCACCAAGATGGACGTTTATTGTTTGAGAATCAAAATCCATCCTATAGTTTCCGCACCAGACTGTTTGTTGATCAGCTGATCAATGGAAACGTCTCCTTGAAACTCTCCAGAGTGACTCTATCTGATACAGGGAAATACAGATGTTACCTTCCTTCAATCCACCAGGAAGCTGTTGTGGAACTCAGTGTTG taaaGTCAAATGTGACTGGATCACATGAACCAGTTCAAGCTGTAGTTGGACAAGACGTCATTCTGCCGTGCCACCTGGAGCCTCCATTTGATGTGACGACTTTAAGAGTGGACTGGATATTTAATGGAGAATTGAGAGTACACGTCCATCGACATCTGAAGGATGATCCAGATTCTCAACATAAGAAATTCAAAAACAGAACTTCTCTCTTCCTTGATGAACTGCACcaaggaaacatttcactaaaacTGACCAATGTAAGTGAAACAGATGAAGGAAATTACACCTGTTATGTTCCCAAACTGGAAAGACAAGTCAACAGAGGCAGCGTTACTCTGATTGTTG atcaagtggaaaaaaaagaagttgagCAGCCTGATCCCA ctCCTTCCCCTGATCCCCCTCATCTCGGCCCTGGACTTGTGGCTGGCATCGTGATTTCTAGCCTTATATGTCTCGTTTGTCTAGCAGCAGGATTTATTTGGTGGAAACGTGAAC GTATGTGTCCAGCACAAAACCCAGACGAGGGACAGGACAACAGACCCGAGGACGTTCCTCTGCAACAACAGGGACAACAGTAG
- the LOC113168349 gene encoding sialoadhesin-like has translation ETRTFRTSQPCQFGWAIPGESSCTIEDADPSDTGVYWCESQSGERSNTVNITVTDGVILGSPALPVTQGDDVTLYCSYKEEDHDPVSDFQATFYREDVFIGTEDKGRKSFLAVSQSDEGFYQCEHPSKGKSPKSWLSVKVKIQPSVVPTTPPPPPVISLPKLVFSILVFILYTFILGLAIYTCRKFVRVQNKRRISDLPNELERRRGQRRN, from the exons gaaacacGAACGTTTCGAACATCTCAGCCGTGTCAGTTTGGCTGGGCAATCCCAGGGGAGTCCTCCTGCACCATTGAGGATGCTGACCCCTCAGACACTGGAGTGTACTGGTGCGAGTCTCAGAGTGGAGAGCGCAGCAACACCGTCAACATCACAGTGACAG atggAGTTATCTTGGGGAGTCCTGCACTTCCTGTGACACAAGGAGATGACGTCACACTTTACTGTTCCTACAAAGAAGAAGACCATGACCCTGTGTCAGATTTTCAAGCTACGTTCTACAGAGAGGACGTTTTCATCGGTACTGAGGATAAAGGGAGGAAAAGTTTTTTAGCTGTGTCTCAGTCTGACGAAGGTTTCTACCAGTGTGAACACCCCTCAAAAGGAAAGTCACCTAAAAGCTGGCTGAGTGTTAAAG TCAAGATTCAGCCCAGTGTTGTCCCgaccactcctcctcctcctcctgtcataTCGCTGCCCAAGCTGGTGTTCAGCATCCTGGTCTTCATCCTCTACACTTTCATATTGGGACTGGCTATTTACACATGCCGGAAGTTTGTACGAG ttcaaaacaaaaggagaattTCTGATCTTCCCAATGAGCTGGAGCGAAGAAGAGGacaaagaagaaactga